TCGTGGTGATTTTAGCGATCGCTCTCTTGCTGCCGCTCCTGCTCTCCGGATTCCTGTTCCAGTGAGGTACTCCGTCGGTGGGCGAGGGCTGCCTGGGCATTGCGGCGTACCATGGCGGGTTTAATGCGTCGCAGGGCGGAGGCTCGAAAGCGGCGATCGCAGTCTTCGTCGGTGCTAACTGCTAAGTCGGCTAAGATTGGCGCAATATTCCAAGGATAGGGCTGAAAGTCTGGTATGTCGGTTTCCTGGGCAAAACGCTGATTCCAAGGACAAACATCTTGGCAGATATCGCAGCCTGCGACCCAGCCCTGCATCTGGCTAGCGATCGCCTCGGGAAGCTGGTCATCGCGGTTCTCAATTGTGTGATAGGCGATGCAGCGATTGGCGTCTACCACAAAGGGTTGGGCGATCGCTCCGGTCGGGCAAGCGTCCATGCAACGGGTGCAGGTGCCGCAGTGGGGAATATGGGGGTGATCGGAGGTGAGGTCAAGGTTAGTCAGCACTTCGCCGAGGAACACCCAGGAACCGTAGTCGCGGGTGATCAAATTACCGTTTTTGGCCACCCAGCCAATGCCAGCCTGTTCTGCCCAAAACTTATCTGAGACAGGGCCCGTATCGACGTAGTAGCGAGTTTCGATACCCTCACCCTGCTGTTCAATCCAGGTAGCCAGCGCCTTCAGCCGTGATTGCAAGACGCGATGGTAGTCGCGCCCCCAACCATAGCGGGAGATTTTGCCGTGGCTAGGATCATCGCTATGGGCGTGGGGGGTGTAGTAGTTCAACGCCACACAGATAAGCGATCGCACCGTGGGCATTACCTGGTAAATATCTTGCCGTTTAGGGTTAGTCATCCAAGCCATGTCAGCCTGGTAGCCCTGGTTGAGCCACGCCTGCAGGCGCTGGGTAGCTCCGTCGCGATCGGCGGCTTCAACGCTAGCAATGCCGACCCGATGGAAACCGAGGGATTGAGCCTGCTGTTTAATGCTATCGCTTAAGCTTATCTGATTTGTATAGAGTTCTGAATCTGTCATGGTCTACATCGTGCGAATCTCGCCCTCTTCTGGATCCACCAACCGCTCCAGCTTTTGCTTGATCTGAGCATCGAAGACTTGCCATTTGAGCTGGGTATATTCAGAATTTTCGTTGTATCCAGTTAAAAATCCCATGGGAATCTCGAAGCCGCCAGCCATAGCGCGTCCGCCGCCAAAGAAGCGTCCCTGGTTATCTTGCCCAAAGGCCTCTTTGATGAACTCATCGGGATCTAGGGTTATCTTATTGGTGCGCAGCGATCCAATCACCACTTCTAGATCTTCGTCTTCGTCATAGACAAT
This region of Candidatus Obscuribacterales bacterium genomic DNA includes:
- the queG gene encoding tRNA epoxyqueuosine(34) reductase QueG, coding for MTDSELYTNQISLSDSIKQQAQSLGFHRVGIASVEAADRDGATQRLQAWLNQGYQADMAWMTNPKRQDIYQVMPTVRSLICVALNYYTPHAHSDDPSHGKISRYGWGRDYHRVLQSRLKALATWIEQQGEGIETRYYVDTGPVSDKFWAEQAGIGWVAKNGNLITRDYGSWVFLGEVLTNLDLTSDHPHIPHCGTCTRCMDACPTGAIAQPFVVDANRCIAYHTIENRDDQLPEAIASQMQGWVAGCDICQDVCPWNQRFAQETDIPDFQPYPWNIAPILADLAVSTDEDCDRRFRASALRRIKPAMVRRNAQAALAHRRSTSLEQESGEQERQQESDR